A single window of Silurus meridionalis isolate SWU-2019-XX chromosome 11, ASM1480568v1, whole genome shotgun sequence DNA harbors:
- the f9b gene encoding coagulation factor IXb: MEKFSLLSVINGILIVMILEVCVTPSVSVFLSRQTAQSVLSRQRRFNKGALEEMMRDNLERECIEEKCTFEEAREVFENMEKTRDFWIGYIDGDQCLSSPCQNGGKCKDGLSSYMCWCTSGFSGKNCELEFARQCDVNNGGCMHFCVVEKVKGVVCDCADGYTLAADERSCEPTGDYPCGRLGKNISSILATRTFLTEENVIQIHAFREENMTESNITASESSSSSELSSTTIRPTLTQHYWDFFPTLPSIKDESNRLQRIVGGLEAIPGEIPWQAALILKEKKVVFCGGSLLSEVWIITAAHCLVEAGIGKFFIRLGEHNVKVDEQRESDYEIEEHHMHPNYLYKQSHNHDIALLKLKTPVTFSEYIIPICLGPKTLTENLLKSAQVSVVSGWGRMRYGGLESDTLQKVEVPYVDRTECKGSDKISRFMFCAGFLTTRKDSCQGDSGGPHATRLNSNTWFLTGIISWGDECAKEGKYGVYTRVSRYMNWITNITGIRAGTSG; encoded by the exons ATGGAGAAATTTTCTCTGctttctgtaataaatggaattttaattgtgatgattttggagGTTTGTGTGACGCCATCAG TGTCTGTGTTCCTGTCTAGACAGACGGCCCAGTCGGTGTTATCGAGACAGAGACGCTTTAATAAAGGAGCTCTGGAGGAGATGATGAGAGATAACCTGGAGAGGGAGTGTATAGAGGAGAAATGTACCTTTGAGGAAGCACGTGAAGTTTTTGAAAACATGGAGAAAACA AGAGACTTCTGGATCGGTTACATCG atggAGATCAGTGCTTGTCATCTCCTTGTCAGAATGGAGGGAAGTGTAAAGACGGGTTGAGCTCCTACATGTGCTGGTGTACCTCCGGCTTCAGCGGCAAGAACTGCGAACTCG agtttGCGAGGCAGTGTGATGTGAATAACGGAGGCTGTATGCACTTCTGtgtggtggagaaggtgaagggtGTGGTGTGTGACTGTGCTGATGGATACACACTCGCTGCAGATGAGAGAAGCTGCGAACCCACAG gtgattaCCCCTGTGGTCGTTTGGGGAAGAACATCAGCAGCATTCTTGCCACCAGAACTTTTCTCACAGAGGAAAATGTGATCCAGATTCACGCTTTCAGAGAGGAGAACATGACAGAGAGCAACATCACAGCATCAGAAAGTTCCAGTTCCTCTGAGCTCAGCAGCACCACCATCAGACCAACACTCACACAACATTATTGggattttttccccactttaCCCTCCATTAAAGATGAGAGCAACAGACTCCAGCGCATCGTAGGAGGACTTGAAGCAATCCCTGGAGAGATCCCCTGGCAg GCAGCACTGATCCTTAAGGAGAAGAAGGTGGTGTTCTGTGGCGGTTCTCTCCTGAGTGAGGTGTGGATCATCACTGCTGCTCACTGCCTGGTGGAAGCAGGAATCGGAAAGTTCTTCATCAGATTAG GAGAACATAATGTTAAGGTTGATGAGCAGCGGGAAAGCGATTATGAAATCGAAGAGCACCACATGCACCCGAACTATCTGTACAAGCAAAGCCACAACCACGACATCGCCCTGCTGAAGCTCAAAACTCCCGTCACGTTCTCAGAGTACATCATCCCCATCTGCCTGGGCCCAAAGACCTTAACAGAGAACTTGCTAAAGAGTGCTCAGGTTTCGGTGGTCAGTGGGTGGGGCCGGATGCGGTACGGAGGACTGGAGTCCGACACGTTGCAGAAGGTGGAGGTTCCCTACGTGGACCGCACTGAATGTAAAGGCAGCGATAAGATTTCACGCTTCATGTTCTGCGCCGGGTTCCTCACCACACGCAAGGACTCGTGCCAAGGAGACAGCGGAGGACCTCATGCCACCAGACTCAACTCAAACACCTGGTTCCTGACTGGCATCATCAGCTGGGGAGACGAGTGTGCTAAAGAGGGGAAGTACGGCGTCTACACCCGTGTGTCCAGATacatgaactggatcacaaacATCACGGGAATCAGAGCAGGTACCTCTGGATGA